In one Micromonospora polyrhachis genomic region, the following are encoded:
- a CDS encoding RBBP9/YdeN family alpha/beta hydrolase, with product MPTPTAPIASDVPAVPPMSDAQIKRLLVVHGYGATPDDHWFPWLRDLLTARGVDVTVLSLPEPQAPSAADWHEAVSAALPDVDEQTWIVAHSLGAITVLRRLAVLPQPWTLGGAILVSGFTGRLDVLPVLDDFLADGVDLTAVVPNIRQRHVIHSDDDTVVPPAASAALADRLKAQVHVVPGAGHFLGSEGVTTLPVLAELLGAAEALGSPVISGAK from the coding sequence GTGCCTACTCCAACCGCACCGATCGCGTCGGATGTTCCAGCCGTACCGCCCATGTCGGATGCGCAGATCAAGCGGCTGCTCGTCGTCCACGGCTACGGGGCAACACCCGATGACCACTGGTTCCCGTGGCTACGGGACCTGCTCACCGCACGGGGCGTCGATGTGACAGTCCTGTCGTTGCCCGAGCCGCAGGCGCCCTCCGCAGCGGATTGGCACGAGGCGGTCAGCGCCGCACTGCCTGACGTCGACGAGCAGACCTGGATCGTCGCGCACAGCCTGGGCGCGATCACCGTGCTACGGCGTCTGGCGGTACTGCCGCAGCCGTGGACCCTCGGTGGCGCGATCCTGGTCTCGGGCTTCACCGGCCGACTCGATGTGCTTCCCGTCCTGGACGACTTCCTCGCCGACGGCGTGGACCTCACGGCGGTCGTACCGAACATCCGGCAGCGTCACGTGATCCATTCTGACGACGACACCGTCGTCCCTCCCGCTGCCTCCGCTGCCCTAGCTGATCGGCTGAAGGCCCAGGTCCACGTCGTCCCAGGTGCCGGCCACTTCCTGGGCAGCGAGGGCGTCACCACCCTGCCGGTGCTAGCCGAGCTTCTCGGAGCTGCTGAAGCGCTCGGATCCCCGGTCATCAGCGGCGCGAAGTGA
- a CDS encoding SRPBCC family protein encodes MAVISVHKDEQALTLTFVAEFDAGVERVWQVWEDPRQLERWWGPPTWPATFKQHDFVVGGQSRYHMTGPDGQLAHGWWTMTAIEAPFRLAFDDGFAGEDGEPDASAPVVSIAVTIEGTETGARMTTVNRFSSLEDFEQLLSMGMDEGMRLAMGQIDNLLTNPSR; translated from the coding sequence ATGGCCGTGATCAGTGTCCACAAGGACGAGCAGGCGCTCACGCTTACCTTCGTCGCCGAGTTCGATGCCGGTGTCGAACGGGTGTGGCAGGTGTGGGAGGACCCGCGACAGCTGGAACGGTGGTGGGGGCCGCCGACCTGGCCAGCCACCTTCAAACAGCACGACTTCGTGGTCGGTGGGCAGTCGCGCTACCACATGACCGGCCCGGATGGGCAGCTGGCGCATGGCTGGTGGACGATGACCGCGATCGAGGCGCCGTTCCGGCTGGCGTTCGACGATGGCTTCGCCGGTGAGGACGGCGAACCCGATGCCTCCGCACCGGTGGTCTCGATCGCCGTCACCATCGAAGGGACCGAGACCGGGGCGCGGATGACGACGGTCAACCGGTTCAGCAGCCTTGAGGATTTTGAGCAGCTGCTGAGCATGGGTATGGATGAAGGCATGCGCCTGGCGATGGGGCAGATCGACAACCTGCTGACCAACCCCTCCCGTTGA
- the dapA gene encoding 4-hydroxy-tetrahydrodipicolinate synthase: MTHDLPAGSDRRALPRPFGRLLTAMVTPFTTDGSVDFDGVARLANYLVDEQANDALVINGTTGESPTTTDAEKEQLIRAVVEAVGGRAKVVAGVGTNDTRHTIELAAAAEKAGADGLLVVTPYYNKPPQAGVLAHFTAVADATGLPVMLYDIPQRSGVPIATETLVRLAEHDRIVAVKDAKGDLTASSWVTSRTDLAFYSGEDSLTLPALAVGAVGLVGTSTHLTGALTKQMIEAYDAGDTGTALALHRRLLPLFTGIFRTQGTILVKAAMAANGLPAGPVRPPLVAATDTEIEQLRRDCADAGLELA; this comes from the coding sequence ATGACCCACGACCTTCCCGCCGGCTCCGACCGGCGGGCACTTCCGCGTCCCTTCGGGCGCCTGTTGACGGCCATGGTCACGCCGTTCACCACGGATGGTTCCGTGGACTTCGACGGTGTGGCCCGGCTCGCGAACTACCTGGTCGACGAGCAGGCCAACGACGCGCTCGTGATCAACGGCACCACCGGTGAGTCGCCGACCACCACCGATGCGGAGAAGGAACAGCTGATCCGGGCCGTGGTCGAGGCGGTCGGCGGTCGGGCCAAGGTCGTCGCGGGGGTCGGTACCAACGATACCCGGCACACCATCGAGCTGGCCGCCGCCGCCGAGAAGGCGGGTGCGGACGGGCTCCTGGTCGTGACGCCGTACTACAACAAGCCACCGCAGGCCGGCGTGCTGGCGCACTTCACGGCGGTGGCCGACGCCACCGGTCTGCCGGTGATGCTCTACGACATTCCGCAGCGGTCGGGTGTGCCGATCGCCACCGAGACCCTGGTGCGGCTCGCCGAGCATGACCGGATCGTCGCGGTGAAGGACGCCAAGGGCGATCTGACCGCCAGCTCCTGGGTCACCAGCCGGACCGACCTGGCCTTCTACAGCGGTGAGGACTCGCTGACCCTGCCCGCGTTGGCTGTCGGCGCGGTCGGCCTGGTCGGCACCTCCACCCACCTGACCGGCGCGCTCACCAAGCAGATGATCGAGGCGTACGACGCTGGTGACACCGGTACGGCGTTGGCACTGCACCGACGGCTGCTGCCACTGTTCACCGGGATCTTCCGGACCCAGGGCACCATCCTCGTCAAGGCCGCGATGGCGGCCAATGGCCTGCCGGCTGGTCCGGTTCGTCCGCCGCTGGTGGCGGCCACGGACACTGAGATCGAGCAGTTGCGGCGGGACTGTGCAGACGCGGGCCTGGAACTGGCATGA
- a CDS encoding DUF2752 domain-containing protein: MTNVGGPAAESTATVSTQQESPATSSYVTADGDTAAPPAGAHPAGYPYPAYADGQYPGVVYEPVEPDRFTRFFTRLYTRSPRWAAPVAALACMAAGVGYTLLVDPTRSSADAIPTCLLKMTTGLDCPGCGGTRAMWYVLHGDLPAAARHHLLFVFVLPFLLYLYVAWAVQHMSGRRLPQLPVSNKTIGVVLAVWMVFSVARNVPWAPFTWFYV, encoded by the coding sequence ATGACGAACGTTGGTGGCCCGGCGGCCGAGTCCACGGCGACGGTCTCGACGCAGCAGGAATCGCCAGCCACATCGTCGTACGTTACCGCCGACGGCGACACCGCAGCCCCACCCGCCGGGGCGCACCCTGCGGGATATCCGTATCCCGCCTACGCCGACGGCCAGTACCCCGGCGTGGTCTACGAGCCGGTCGAACCGGACCGGTTCACCCGCTTCTTCACCCGGCTCTACACCCGCTCGCCCCGATGGGCGGCCCCGGTGGCGGCGCTGGCCTGCATGGCCGCCGGGGTGGGCTACACGCTGCTCGTCGATCCGACTCGGAGCAGCGCCGACGCCATCCCCACCTGCCTGCTCAAGATGACCACCGGGCTGGACTGTCCGGGCTGTGGTGGCACCCGGGCGATGTGGTACGTCCTGCACGGCGACCTGCCGGCCGCCGCTCGCCACCATCTCCTGTTCGTCTTCGTGTTGCCGTTCCTGCTCTACCTCTACGTGGCGTGGGCCGTCCAGCACATGTCGGGTCGACGGCTGCCCCAGTTGCCGGTCTCGAACAAGACGATCGGTGTGGTGTTGGCCGTCTGGATGGTCTTCAGCGTCGCCCGTAACGTGCCCTGGGCCCCGTTCACCTGGTTCTACGTCTGA
- the thyX gene encoding FAD-dependent thymidylate synthase: MPEIVPPQVSLIAWTHFEPPADVPWSTDAEGGQALAEFAGRACYQSWRKPNPATATNAGYLAHILEVGHLSVLEHGSVTFYFTGVSRSFTHELIRHRHFSYSQLSQRYVPERDAAMVEPAVIAADPELHKQFVAATEASVRAYNELLEGLEQRFADVENPTLRRKQARQAARAVLPNATETRIVVTGNYRAWRHFIEMRATEQADVEIRELAVECLRQLQRVAPNIFADFTISALPDGTEIATTSYAEQS, translated from the coding sequence ATGCCGGAGATCGTGCCGCCCCAGGTCAGCCTCATCGCATGGACGCATTTCGAGCCGCCCGCAGACGTACCGTGGTCGACCGACGCTGAGGGTGGGCAGGCGCTCGCCGAGTTCGCCGGCCGGGCCTGCTACCAGTCGTGGCGCAAGCCCAACCCGGCCACCGCGACCAATGCCGGCTACCTGGCGCACATCCTGGAGGTGGGTCACCTCTCCGTGCTGGAGCACGGCAGCGTGACCTTCTACTTCACCGGGGTGTCCCGCTCGTTCACCCACGAGCTGATCCGGCACCGGCACTTCTCCTACTCCCAGCTCTCCCAGCGTTACGTCCCCGAGCGGGACGCCGCCATGGTCGAGCCGGCCGTCATCGCCGCCGACCCGGAGCTGCACAAGCAGTTCGTGGCCGCCACCGAGGCGAGTGTGCGCGCCTACAACGAACTGCTGGAGGGGTTGGAGCAGCGGTTCGCCGACGTGGAGAATCCGACACTGCGCCGCAAACAGGCTCGCCAGGCGGCCCGGGCGGTGCTGCCCAACGCCACCGAGACCCGGATCGTGGTCACCGGTAACTACCGGGCCTGGCGGCACTTCATCGAGATGCGCGCCACCGAGCAGGCCGACGTGGAGATCCGTGAGCTGGCCGTCGAGTGCCTTCGCCAGCTCCAGCGCGTCGCTCCGAACATCTTCGCCGATTTCACGATCTCCGCGTTGCCCGACGGTACCGAGATCGCGACGACGTCGTACGCCGAGCAGTCCTGA
- a CDS encoding ribonuclease J, translating into MTVTYTEADLPPALPEGGLRIIPLGGLGAIGRNMTVFEYDGKLLIVDCGVLFPDVEQPGVDLILPDFTPILDRLADVQAIVLTHGHEDHIGAVPYLLAHKPDIPLVGSQFTLALVEAKLAERRIEPYTLTVREGRRERLGPFECEFFAVNHSIPDALAVAIRTPAGLVLHTGDFKMDQLPLDGRITDLAGFARLGAEGVDLLLSDSTNAEIPGFVTPEREIGPILDSIFAKATGRIIVASFASHVHRVQQVLDSAQEHGRKVALIGRSMVRNMGIARDLGLLNIPAGLVVGIDEATALPPDRIVLMSTGSQGEPMSALGRMATGDHRHITIAPGDTVVLASSLVPGNETSVYRVINQLSRAGANVIHKDVAKVHVSGHAPAGELLYLLNVVRPSNLMPVHGEWRHLRAHARLGIESGVAPDRVVLCEDGDVVDLVEGRAALVGHVKSRYVYVDGLAVGDVGESLLTERRMLGDGGFISATVVVDSVTGKVVGGPTVSAKGFSDDPEAFSPVIPLITEALGRAATDGITDPHQLQQIVRRTVGRWVNDAYRRRPMIVPTVVEV; encoded by the coding sequence ATGACCGTGACGTACACCGAGGCGGATCTGCCGCCCGCGCTGCCCGAGGGTGGTCTGCGGATCATTCCGCTGGGCGGGTTGGGCGCGATCGGCCGCAACATGACGGTCTTCGAATACGACGGCAAGCTACTGATCGTGGACTGTGGGGTGCTCTTTCCCGATGTCGAGCAGCCCGGCGTCGATCTGATCCTGCCGGACTTCACGCCGATTCTCGACCGGCTCGCCGACGTGCAGGCGATCGTGCTGACCCACGGACACGAGGACCACATCGGTGCGGTGCCGTACCTGCTGGCTCATAAACCGGACATCCCGCTGGTCGGCTCGCAGTTCACCCTCGCCCTGGTGGAGGCCAAGCTCGCCGAGCGGCGGATCGAGCCTTACACCCTCACCGTACGGGAGGGGCGGCGGGAGCGGCTGGGCCCGTTCGAGTGCGAGTTCTTCGCGGTCAACCACTCGATCCCGGACGCGCTGGCGGTGGCGATCCGTACCCCGGCCGGTCTGGTGTTGCACACCGGCGACTTCAAGATGGACCAGTTGCCGCTGGACGGTCGGATCACCGACCTTGCCGGGTTCGCCCGGCTCGGGGCCGAGGGTGTCGACCTGCTGCTCTCCGACTCGACCAACGCGGAGATCCCCGGGTTCGTGACCCCGGAGCGGGAGATCGGACCGATCCTCGACTCGATCTTCGCCAAGGCCACCGGCCGGATCATCGTCGCCTCGTTCGCCTCGCACGTGCACCGCGTGCAGCAGGTGCTCGACTCGGCCCAGGAGCACGGCCGCAAGGTCGCCCTGATCGGCCGGTCCATGGTACGCAACATGGGCATCGCCCGGGACCTGGGTCTACTCAACATTCCGGCCGGTCTGGTCGTCGGGATCGACGAGGCGACGGCCCTGCCGCCAGACCGGATCGTGCTGATGTCGACCGGTTCGCAGGGCGAGCCGATGAGCGCGTTGGGTCGGATGGCCACCGGCGACCACCGGCACATCACGATCGCCCCCGGCGACACGGTGGTGCTGGCCAGCTCGTTGGTGCCGGGTAACGAGACCTCGGTCTATCGGGTGATCAACCAGCTTTCCCGGGCCGGTGCGAACGTCATCCACAAGGACGTCGCCAAGGTGCACGTCTCCGGGCACGCCCCCGCTGGCGAACTGCTCTACCTGCTCAACGTCGTACGGCCGAGCAACCTGATGCCGGTGCACGGCGAGTGGCGCCACCTGCGGGCGCACGCCCGGCTGGGCATCGAGTCCGGGGTCGCCCCCGACCGGGTGGTGCTCTGTGAGGACGGCGACGTCGTCGACCTGGTCGAGGGGAGGGCGGCGCTGGTCGGCCACGTCAAGAGCCGGTACGTCTATGTCGACGGGCTGGCTGTCGGGGACGTGGGGGAGTCGCTGCTCACCGAACGGCGGATGCTCGGCGACGGTGGTTTCATCTCGGCCACCGTGGTGGTCGACTCGGTGACCGGCAAGGTCGTCGGTGGCCCCACCGTCTCCGCGAAGGGTTTCTCCGACGATCCGGAGGCGTTCAGTCCGGTCATTCCGCTGATCACCGAGGCGCTCGGCCGGGCCGCCACCGACGGCATCACCGATCCGCACCAGCTTCAGCAGATCGTCCGCCGGACCGTTGGGCGCTGGGTGAACGATGCCTACCGCCGACGGCCGATGATCGTACCCACGGTGGTGGAGGTCTGA
- a CDS encoding MerR family transcriptional regulator has product MRIGELSAKAGVSRRALRYYEEQGLLAARREANGYREYAEDAPLVVRQITGLLASGLNSDAIRRFLPCARGVEPELRMCPELRAQLEQRRDELNRQLNQLTVQVGRLTAHLDRSSTA; this is encoded by the coding sequence ATGCGGATCGGGGAGTTGTCGGCGAAGGCCGGGGTCAGCCGGCGCGCGCTTCGCTACTACGAGGAGCAGGGGCTACTCGCCGCACGGCGAGAGGCCAACGGCTATCGGGAGTACGCCGAAGACGCGCCCCTGGTGGTGCGCCAGATCACCGGGCTGCTGGCATCGGGACTCAACTCGGACGCCATCCGCCGCTTCCTTCCCTGCGCCCGTGGGGTCGAGCCCGAGCTACGGATGTGCCCAGAACTGCGGGCCCAACTGGAACAGCGCAGGGATGAACTGAACCGGCAGCTGAACCAGCTCACCGTCCAGGTGGGCCGGCTGACGGCACACCTGGACCGAAGCAGTACGGCCTAG
- a CDS encoding GNAT family N-acetyltransferase → MALGYVRPARPEDAADIARIQLATWRVAYRRMLPRHVLDNLDEAWLARRWSAAIEAPPSPQHRVLVAVEQAEQSYLVGFAASGPADEEALAPGEPAEALADRVVAVTDLLVEPRWGRRGHGSRLLAASVDLWREDGHATAVAWAFDGDQATRKFLTSTGWEPDGAARALDVDDMLVNQLRLHVSLIPATDGPTPPE, encoded by the coding sequence ATGGCTCTCGGGTACGTCCGCCCGGCGCGTCCGGAGGACGCCGCCGATATCGCACGCATTCAACTCGCGACCTGGCGGGTCGCCTATCGCCGCATGCTGCCCCGACACGTGCTCGACAATCTGGACGAGGCGTGGCTGGCCCGCAGGTGGAGCGCTGCGATCGAGGCACCACCGTCCCCCCAGCACCGGGTGCTGGTCGCCGTCGAGCAGGCCGAACAATCGTATCTGGTGGGTTTTGCCGCATCCGGTCCGGCCGACGAGGAGGCCCTGGCCCCCGGCGAACCAGCCGAGGCCCTGGCCGACCGGGTGGTCGCGGTGACCGACCTGCTGGTCGAGCCTCGCTGGGGTCGTCGCGGCCACGGCAGCCGACTGCTCGCGGCCAGCGTGGACCTGTGGCGCGAGGACGGTCACGCCACTGCGGTGGCCTGGGCGTTCGACGGTGACCAGGCCACCCGCAAGTTCCTGACCAGCACCGGCTGGGAGCCGGACGGGGCGGCTCGGGCCCTCGATGTCGACGACATGCTGGTCAACCAGCTCCGTCTGCACGTCTCGCTGATCCCGGCCACCGACGGACCTACCCCACCGGAGTGA
- the dapB gene encoding 4-hydroxy-tetrahydrodipicolinate reductase, translated as MCPVSDERELAGRASTEPLRVGVLGARGRMGTEVCGAVEAADNLELVAMIDQGDQLSALVDAGADVVVDFTTPDTVLDNLRWCIDQGIHVVVGTSGFTAQRLDQVRGWLSDKPEVGVVVAPNFGIGAVLMMQFAARAARYFESVEIIEQHHPKKLDAPSGTATHTARLIAQARAEAGLGASPDATTDEVPGARGADVDGVRVHAVRATGLVAHQEVLFGTTGETLTIRHDSFDRASFMPGVLLAVRSVPNRPGLTVGLDALLD; from the coding sequence TTGTGCCCCGTGAGTGACGAGCGTGAGCTGGCGGGCAGGGCGTCGACGGAACCGCTGCGAGTCGGGGTGTTGGGCGCGCGGGGTCGGATGGGCACCGAGGTGTGCGGGGCCGTCGAGGCCGCCGACAACCTCGAACTGGTGGCGATGATCGACCAGGGTGACCAGTTGTCCGCCCTCGTGGATGCCGGTGCTGACGTGGTGGTCGACTTCACCACCCCGGACACGGTGCTGGACAACCTGCGCTGGTGCATCGACCAGGGCATCCACGTGGTCGTCGGCACCAGCGGCTTCACCGCGCAGCGCCTGGACCAGGTGCGCGGCTGGCTGTCCGACAAGCCCGAGGTCGGGGTGGTCGTCGCCCCCAACTTCGGCATCGGGGCGGTACTGATGATGCAGTTCGCCGCCCGCGCCGCGCGCTACTTCGAGTCCGTCGAGATCATCGAGCAGCACCACCCGAAGAAGCTCGACGCGCCCAGCGGCACCGCGACGCACACCGCCCGGCTGATCGCCCAGGCCCGCGCCGAGGCCGGGCTGGGCGCGTCGCCGGACGCCACCACCGACGAGGTGCCGGGCGCGCGGGGGGCCGACGTCGACGGCGTACGCGTACACGCCGTACGCGCCACCGGTCTGGTCGCCCACCAGGAGGTGCTCTTCGGTACGACCGGCGAGACCCTCACCATCCGACACGACTCCTTCGACCGTGCCTCGTTCATGCCCGGGGTGCTGCTGGCCGTCCGCTCGGTGCCGAACCGACCCGGTCTCACCGTCGGTCTGGACGCCCTGCTCGACTAG
- a CDS encoding glycosyltransferase 87 family protein: MPQGARWRTRHQVIFVIALVVGVTAFLAIAAVGHAFFDLKVYYGAMRHWVIDDGQLYDWLKPNSKYGFTYPPFAALIMLPMAYVPWLAAIVISVTASVVTSALLLWWLVDPIARRVGWTRWFALAIALCLAAAFEPMRETVDFGQVNMLLLFLVGADLLRLVGRGSRWGGVGIGLATAIKLTPGVFIIYLLVTGRWRAAVTAMGTAAAATLFAGAVAPNESRTFWTEALWNTDRVGELTFISNQSLRGVVARLNPSEPSTLAWLALVVVVVAVWAWRCRAAVAAGDEATGLALTGVLGCLVSPVTWVHHLVWLLPALVLLVDNAYAAPARSRRRRWLLAGAVVAYGFLISRIVWIWEWDFGGVSGFLGSNVYVWISLALLALPIRRWSPLDDRIGSGGGAARPVDGPGTVDRPDVGDRSSATGGGQGAEPGGIAQLDQPHRRPSPRPLKSEHRPVPVGR; the protein is encoded by the coding sequence ATGCCGCAGGGTGCCCGATGGCGTACCCGGCATCAGGTCATCTTCGTGATCGCCCTGGTCGTCGGGGTGACCGCGTTCCTCGCCATCGCGGCGGTCGGACACGCGTTCTTCGATCTGAAGGTCTACTACGGCGCGATGCGTCACTGGGTCATCGACGACGGGCAGCTCTACGACTGGCTCAAGCCCAACAGCAAGTACGGCTTCACCTATCCGCCGTTCGCCGCGCTCATCATGCTGCCCATGGCGTACGTCCCGTGGCTGGCGGCGATCGTGATCAGCGTGACCGCCAGTGTGGTGACCAGCGCCCTGCTGCTGTGGTGGCTGGTCGACCCGATCGCCCGCCGGGTCGGCTGGACGCGGTGGTTCGCCCTGGCCATCGCGCTCTGCCTGGCGGCGGCCTTCGAACCGATGCGGGAGACGGTCGACTTCGGCCAGGTCAACATGCTGCTGCTCTTCCTCGTCGGGGCTGACCTGCTGCGCCTGGTCGGTCGGGGCAGCCGATGGGGCGGGGTGGGCATCGGGCTGGCCACCGCGATCAAGCTCACCCCCGGGGTCTTCATCATCTACCTCCTGGTCACCGGTCGGTGGCGGGCGGCGGTCACCGCGATGGGTACGGCCGCTGCGGCCACCCTCTTCGCCGGTGCGGTCGCGCCGAACGAGTCCCGGACCTTCTGGACAGAGGCGCTGTGGAACACCGACCGGGTCGGTGAGCTGACGTTCATCTCCAACCAGTCGCTACGTGGCGTGGTCGCCCGGTTGAACCCGAGCGAACCGAGCACGCTGGCCTGGTTGGCGCTGGTCGTCGTGGTCGTCGCGGTCTGGGCATGGCGCTGCCGGGCGGCGGTGGCCGCCGGGGACGAGGCCACCGGGCTGGCGCTGACCGGCGTGCTCGGCTGCCTGGTCAGCCCGGTGACCTGGGTGCATCACCTGGTCTGGCTGCTCCCGGCCCTGGTGCTGCTGGTCGACAACGCCTACGCGGCCCCCGCCCGTAGCCGCCGACGCCGCTGGCTGTTGGCCGGCGCGGTCGTCGCGTACGGCTTCCTGATCAGCCGGATCGTCTGGATCTGGGAATGGGACTTCGGCGGCGTATCCGGTTTTCTGGGCAGCAACGTCTACGTCTGGATCAGCCTCGCCCTGCTCGCCCTGCCGATCCGGCGGTGGTCACCGCTCGACGATCGGATCGGTTCGGGTGGCGGGGCTGCTCGACCCGTCGACGGTCCGGGCACCGTCGACCGGCCGGACGTCGGAGATCGGTCCTCGGCCACCGGTGGTGGCCAGGGCGCTGAGCCGGGCGGCATAGCGCAGCTCGACCAGCCCCACCGGCGGCCGTCCCCGCGACCACTGAAGTCTGAACACCGTCCGGTCCCCGTCGGGCGCTAG
- a CDS encoding winged helix-turn-helix domain-containing protein — translation MVMPESLSPAQARRIALAAQGFADPMPTGMPDRRHLRRVLGRIGLLQMDSVNVLQRAHYLPLYSRLGPYPTSLLDRAAYRGPRELFEYWGHEASLLPVETHPALRWRMAAARTSAWGGMRQIATEQPQLVEWVRDEVRARGPVTAAEIEHDAPRETGNWGWNWSAVKKALEFLFWSGEVTAATRTTAFARRYDLPERVLPATVLDAPTLAPAAAYRQLVAVAARALGVAAEPELRDYFRLPLAGTRVAIAELVEAGELLRVRVPGWPSPTYLHAQARLPRWVRASTLVSPFDPLIWERGRTERLFGFTYRIEIYVPAPQRVYGYYVLPFLHGDRLAARVDLKADRKAGVLLVPAAWIEPGVDVADTALALAAELHRLAGWLGLSAVAPPVAGDLAGPLAAALAGITGVR, via the coding sequence ATGGTCATGCCCGAATCCCTTTCCCCCGCCCAGGCCCGCCGCATCGCACTCGCCGCCCAAGGGTTTGCCGACCCGATGCCCACCGGCATGCCCGACCGGCGGCACCTACGCCGCGTACTCGGGCGCATCGGCCTGCTCCAGATGGACTCGGTCAACGTGCTGCAACGGGCGCACTACCTGCCGCTCTACAGTCGGCTCGGTCCCTACCCGACCTCGCTGCTGGACCGAGCCGCCTACCGGGGGCCGCGCGAGCTGTTCGAATACTGGGGACACGAGGCGTCCCTACTGCCGGTCGAGACACACCCGGCGCTGCGCTGGCGGATGGCCGCAGCCCGCACGTCCGCCTGGGGCGGGATGCGGCAGATCGCCACCGAGCAACCGCAACTGGTCGAGTGGGTACGCGACGAAGTGCGCGCCCGGGGTCCGGTGACCGCCGCCGAGATCGAACACGACGCCCCCCGGGAGACCGGCAACTGGGGCTGGAACTGGTCAGCGGTCAAGAAGGCCCTGGAGTTCCTGTTCTGGTCCGGCGAGGTGACCGCCGCCACCCGTACCACCGCTTTCGCCCGACGCTACGACCTCCCCGAGCGGGTGCTGCCGGCGACGGTGCTGGACGCCCCGACGCTGGCTCCGGCCGCCGCGTACCGGCAGTTGGTCGCCGTGGCCGCCCGCGCGCTGGGGGTCGCGGCCGAGCCCGAGCTGCGGGACTACTTCCGGCTGCCGCTGGCCGGCACCCGAGTCGCCATCGCCGAGCTGGTCGAGGCCGGCGAACTGCTGCGGGTGCGGGTGCCGGGCTGGCCGAGCCCAACCTACCTGCACGCCCAGGCCCGACTGCCCCGGTGGGTCCGAGCCAGCACCCTGGTCAGCCCCTTCGACCCGTTGATCTGGGAACGGGGCCGGACCGAGCGGCTGTTCGGCTTCACCTACCGGATCGAGATCTACGTGCCGGCCCCGCAACGGGTGTACGGCTACTACGTGCTGCCGTTCCTGCACGGCGACCGGCTCGCCGCGCGAGTCGACCTTAAGGCCGACCGGAAGGCGGGAGTGCTGCTGGTGCCGGCCGCCTGGATCGAGCCCGGCGTCGATGTGGCCGACACCGCGCTGGCGCTCGCCGCCGAACTGCACCGGCTCGCCGGGTGGCTCGGGTTGAGCGCGGTGGCACCGCCCGTTGCGGGCGATCTCGCCGGCCCGCTCGCCGCCGCGTTGGCCGGCATCACCGGTGTACGGTGA
- a CDS encoding ArsR/SmtB family transcription factor, with translation MVVDKSDTADVDLIFHALADATRRDIITRVLRAEQSVSALAQHYSMSFAAVQKHVAVLERAALVSKERRGREQVVHADVTSLRRAAQLLAAYEKLWRDRVGGIEQLLAEDRERQ, from the coding sequence ATGGTTGTAGATAAGTCGGATACCGCAGACGTGGACCTCATCTTCCACGCCCTGGCGGACGCCACGCGTCGAGACATCATCACCCGTGTCCTGCGCGCGGAGCAGTCGGTGTCTGCCCTGGCCCAGCACTATTCGATGAGCTTTGCGGCAGTCCAGAAGCACGTCGCGGTCCTGGAGCGGGCCGCCCTGGTCAGCAAAGAACGACGCGGGCGGGAGCAGGTCGTACACGCAGACGTCACGTCGCTTCGACGTGCGGCGCAGCTGCTCGCGGCCTACGAGAAGCTCTGGCGGGACCGCGTTGGCGGTATCGAACAACTCCTGGCAGAAGATCGAGAAAGGCAGTGA